Within the Agromyces ramosus genome, the region TGCTCGAGATGGGCCAGTCGGAGCCGAAGAGCATCCGGTGGGGGCCGAACACGTCGATCGCGTGCGCCACGAGCGCTGCCGCGTCGGGCCGGGTCTCCCGCAGGATCCGTCCGGAGAGCTTCACGACGGCGTTCTCGCACGCAGCGATCGCGGCGATGCCGTTGCGCCACGCCTGCACGCCGCCTTCCGACTCGTCGGGCAGCCCGCCGAGATGGTCGACCACGAACGAGACCGACGGATGCCTCCGGCAGAGCCGGGCTGCGGCATCCAGGTCGGCGCTCGTGAGCAGGAGATCGAACGAGAGCCGGGCTCGCCCGAAGACCTCGAGCGACCGGGACAGGGCATCGCTCTCGAGCCACCCCGCCCGCGCCGCGCCGGGTGGGGAATAGCGCACGCCCGCGAGGTGGTCGCCGCCGTCGAGCATGCGGAGCGCTGCGACATCGTCGTCGACGGTTGCCGACGCCGCGTCGA harbors:
- a CDS encoding amidohydrolase family protein, which translates into the protein MNDRRSVALDRVVDGHVHVWHPLDEGGEWLERAVPSLQREHTIEEFRRAASAVTVESVVLVEAAASLTTTAKLLGIAHEVAPFAVVVGWLDAASATVDDDVAALRMLDGGDHLAGVRYSPPGAARAGWLESDALSRSLEVFGRARLSFDLLLTSADLDAAARLCRRHPSVSFVVDHLGGLPDESEGGVQAWRNGIAAIAACENAVVKLSGRILRETRPDAAALVAHAIDVFGPHRMLFGSDWPISSTTDDYAARVGRAIELAGPLSDAELDAVFAGTAARAYRAPSVAAAPAGSTA